The Treponema sp. Marseille-Q3903 genomic interval TGACAAAGGCGCCCGGATGGATTTCGATCTTTCTTGCAGCGGTTATTCCCAGTCTGTTCTTAATTGCAACCGGGCATATTCCCATTGCGCCGTTGGTTGCTGTACCGGCAGGTCTCATCGCCGTATTGTTGGCAAAAAAAGGGCAATACAAAAGCTTTAAGTGGAACGCAATCAGCCATACGATTTTTTCACTCAATCTATTCGGAGGATTCCTTCCTATTTGGGTTATGCGGGAGTATTTTTTTCAGCATACGCTTGAAGGCGGCATGAGCAAAGCGTTTTGTGATACGGTGCGATCGCTTACTCCATGGTGGGTACTTCCGGTTATGATGATTGCAACGGCGCTCTGTTCGCTGCTCGGCTCTTTGTTTACAAAAAAAGTATTGCATAAACGTTTGGAAAAAGCAGGCATTGTATGAAGCAGGTAGCGGGCGGAATATATAAAACAAAACAGCAGAATAACGGATTAGTGTTTGATCCCAGAACTAAATTGATATTACTGATTGAGTTTGATATTCTGATGTTTTTAGGCCGCTCGCTATTCTATGAAATGGGGGTGTTCTTGCTGTGTTCCCTCATTCTTGCGGTCGGAGGACACCGGAGAAACGCAATCAAGTGTATCGGCATCTTTGCAGTCTGCGCCGCTATTGAACAACTGATACACCCCTATATGTCTCATTTTTTGATTTCGCTGGTTTACTTTGCCGTTGCGCTTATACGCAAAGTTTTACCGATTTTTATTTTAACAAAGTGGTCTGTTGAAACAACAAAGGTGAGCGCTTTTGTAGCTGCACTGTGGAAGATGCGCCTTCCAAAAAATATGATTATAACCGGCTCCGTAATTTTTCGCTGCTTTCCTACCATTCGGGAAGAATGGACTGCAATTCAATCCGCGATGCGTATGCGGGGAATTGAATGTAATGCGCGGAGTCTTTTATTCAAACCGTCGGAAACGATTACGTATATATTGATTCCCCTTTTTATTTCAATCTTGAACATCAGCGATGAACTGGCAGCCGCAGCACTATGCAGAGGGCTTGATAATCCGGGCACACATACCTGTATGACGGAGATAGGTTTCAAGCGGCAAGACGTAGCGCTTTTGATTCTTGTTACAGGTATTTTTGCCGGTGTGTGCATTGTTAGAATACTGGGAGTGAGGCTATGATCCATATCCAAAATGTTTCTTTTACGTATGAACAAGCGGATACGCCAAGCCTCAAAAACATCAACCTTTCTGTTAAAACAGGCGAATGCGTCTTGCTCTGCGGAAAAAGCGGGTGCGGAAAAACCTCGCTGATACGGCTCCTCTGCGGTATGCTGCCTGACTTTTATAACGGAGTTTTTACAGGCAGTGTGTCGGTGAAAGGAATTGATCCCGTTACCGCACCGATGTATGAGATTGCAAAAACGGTCGGTACCGTTTTTCAAAATCCGCGTACACAGTTTTACACCGTTAATACGACAAGTGAAATTGCATTCGGATGTGAAAATTTCGGAATGGAGCCGAAACTCATTCGAGATAGAGTATATGAAACCGCCGATGCGCTGCATATAAACGCGCTCCTTGATCGAAACATTTTTCAACTTTCAGGCGGAGAAAAACAAAAAATCGCATTTGCAAGTATTTACGCCGTTAATCCCGATATTTACGTCTTGGATGAACCTTCTTCCAATTTGGACAATCACGCTATCAATGAATTGCGATCGATGCTGCAGTTTTTAAAAGCGCACGGAAAAACCATCGTCATCGCGGAACACCGAATCCGGTATCTCAAAGAATTGGCGGATCGTGCGGTATATATGAAAGAAGGACAAATTGAAAAAGAATACACCATGCAGGAATTGGATTCTATGTCGATTTCAGAACGGATGGAAACCGGTATACGGCCGGTTTCATTAGGCGGTTTTTCTTCTATTATAAAAGAGCAGAGCGAAAGCAGCGGAGATATCGGCGGTAATGCATCGATACAAATGAAAGACGTTTGTTTTTCTTATACGAAATATAAGGGACAGTCTTCGCTCACTATACCGGATGCTTGTTTTCCGGCAGGAACCGTCATTGCGGTTACCGGAAACAATGGGGCGGGAAAATCGACATTGGTTTCAGTGATAGGCGGATTATTAAAAAATAAGAAAGGCACTGTTAAGCTAAACGGAAATATTCAATCGGCAAAAGAACGCTTATTCGTGAGCTATATGGTGATGCAGGAAGTAAATCATCAGTTGTTTACGGACAGTGTAAAGGAAGAAATTGTGCTTGGCGTTAAAAATCCGGACGAGGAGGCATTGCATGCCGTTTTGAGCAAGATGGATATAGAACGTTTAATAGACCGCCATCCTATGACGTTATCCGGCGGACAAAAACAACGTGTCGCGATTGCGGCAGCGGTCTTTTGCAAAAAGAAAATTTTGATCTTTGATGAACCGACAAGCGGTCTTGACTTCTTTCACATGATGCAAACGGCAGAACTCATTAAAACGCTGAAAGCCGATGACACCTATATATTTGTCATTACGCATGATTATGAATTGATTGCGGCGGCCTGTGATATCGCCGTTGAAGTGAAAAACGGCCGCATTGAATCGCAATACGTATTAGATATGTCGGGATTTGAGCGATTACAAAACTCTATGTTTTCGTGAGGTGATGAGAAGCCATCGTTGATTTTGAATACGGGGGCGGGACTGTATACGCTGCTTTGCTTGGTGTTATCATTTATTAAAAGATACGACGCGGTGTTGTATGCATGATTTACAATCAGGTTCGGCTCAAGTCCGCGAAAATGATATTGTATGTCGGGCAAGAACAACAAGCTCATACCGAGCGTATCGACAAGCATATCTTTGCCGCCTTGAATAGTAAAAAAGCGGACGTTCATTTTACTAATTTTCTTTGAGATTATTGTAGTTTGTATTTTCTCAAATTTAGTACATAACAGATAGTTCCGTTGCATTGTGTATATCGACTGTCAGCGGATCTGGTAAAACGATACATTAAATTATACTTGTTTTTTCAAGTTTTATATCCTATCTCTGCATCTCTTTATTTTCTGTTTTTCTGCGGATATTTCTCAGCCAAAATCCTATGCCAAGATACATGAACATAGATAGCACTCCTGCAGATAAAGAGAAAACGAGCGCTGTTTGCGCGTGGATAACTACCGCACCCGATAGCAACAAAGGATTGATGTAGGCATCTTCCATTGTGTGCATAATAACCGCAGGCCATACACTTTTGGTGATTCTAAACATTTCAACATACATCACAATCCAACTCAGACAAACCAGAAATCCCCAAACAAAAAAGAAGGATCTGCTTACCGAGAATCCCATGTAGTCGTTTATTTCCTTTTGAGTAAGAAAGTACAAAACGTACGGCAAATGCCACATCCACCAAATAATACCGCTCACAATATAGAGTGTGTAATCTTTCAGTTTTAGTTTTAAAAGCTGATTTGTCAGATACGCACGCCATAAAGATTCTTCAAAAAAGTTTTTAATAAACTGAATGATTATTTGGCTGCCAAGAGTAGTCAATAAAACAGCACTATTCATCTTGCCGAGACTTATACCGTTAAAAAGTAAGCCGGTCAATATTATCAACGTTGCTACTACCGGATATATCAAAAATGAGACAAGATACATTGTTCGATGTTTTTTTATATTCAGATGATAACCGTGTTCCTTCCATGTATCACCGCAAAATGACCGTAAAATAATCACTAAAAATAAGGGACTGATAAGCCATATTCCCATTCCTGCCGTACCGGTATCGCCCATACCTGCATTCGTATAATCGGCATGTCCCATCATCCTATCGATAAAATATCCTACAAAGCCTATTACTGATATAAAAACAATAAATATCAAAAGATTTCTTTTTATTGTACGTGTATTTTCCATTAGATCATCTCCTATCTTAAAATAAACCTGCATTTATTTTCTTTTGCAATTCTTTGAACCATTTAATATGAAACTGTACCAAATCCGCCCCATGTTGTGCCGTCAACATTTCGTACTTATGTATGTCGGAAAAACTTTGGGCGATATTTTTGCTTTTTCCCGCACGCAACAACGCTGCGGCATAATCAGGATTATCGGCATAGTAATCAAGCAATTCTTTTTTGTTTGCTTCAATATCCTTGTTTACATCCAGTATTTGTTTTAGATATGTAAGTTCGCTTTCCAAATTTTTTATGACAGCGGAAATGAGTTCAACACGTTTATCGTTCGGTAAGATACCCATAAACAAAAGCTTCCCGAGTTCGGTATTTTTTCCTTGCGACATATCCATCGGGTTTTGCAGCCACATTAAAAATTCCTTCCTGCCGTTTTCTTTTATATGGTAATATTTTTTTTCCACATTCTTTTCTTTTACGGCAGTGTACGTAATAAGTCCGTTCGACAGTAGGTTTTTCAGAGCTGCTTGAATGCTCCCCATACTATCGCTGCACATAGAGCTGAAATTTTCGGCTATTATCGCTTTTAATTGATAAACCGTCATTTCCTTTAACATCAGTAAGCCGAGCAAAAAATATTTCATATACTTCATCTTCCCTGTTTACAGCATTACTATTAGATATATCTAATAGTAATAGTTTGGATGATAAATGTCAATAGCCGAAATAGAGGGATGTACTGTTTTTGTATCCGATCCGGAAGTGAATGTGCAATTCTGGTGTGTCTGTTTGGCGGAAAATGCAAGGGAGTATCAAGCGCTGTTTAAGGCGAAAAGAACTATAAAGGTGTAACTAAATGCCTCCGTTTATACTATACGGCAGACTGCATGAAAAATCAAGCAAAGTTCATGTTAAATCAATGTATTTTTCATACGATCCCCACACACTCATAGGGAGCCCCAATGACCTGCCGGCATTCAAGACTTCTCTGTATCCAACCACCCATTCGCTGTATCCTTTTTTCATGTGGTTGATTATCATATCCAATGTGTTTTGTTCGGAAAACATTTTTTGCAATATACGGGCAATTAAAAAAACCGGAAGATTAAATAAATATGCCGGAAATATTCGATACGTTCTTACTCCCAGTAATCTGCACACCTGTATTCCTTCTCTAAAAGCAAGCACCATTTTCTTAATTGCATTGAGATTTGTAATAACATTTTCAAAACTACCGTATTCTGCAATCACACCGGCTGTAATTGCTTGCTGCAAATAATGAACTCTCAACCACTCAAAGATATTTTTATCAACCGTTATGTTTATACTGGAATTTTGTAATAATGATGAGAAATGCGGCAAGTAAATCGATGAACCGCCTAAACGGGTTGCTTCATCAAATATGATAATGTGTAAGCCTTTTTCGTCTCTTCCGCCGCCTATTGATGAAGGGAATGCAATAAGATAATCGTCTTGAGAAAGGTAGGGGGCGATTTCGTTTTTTAGATTCCAGTTATTTTGCATAAATACAAAATACTTTGTCTTATTTTTCAATTCTTTTAAATGCGGTAAGACACTACATAATTGAAAACGATTTACGGCAACTATAATAGCGTCGTAGTGATCTTCAATATGGGTAATAATTCTGCGCTCGAATTTCATTGTTTGGTAAACAGTCGATCGTTTTCTTAAATCTTTATAGCTGATTGTAATTTCTTTTTCCGTGTCGGATTTTCCGTAAAAGTCGACTTCGTTATTACAAGACACGAGCCAGCCATATGCCGTGCCTATTGTTCCTGCACCGTAGATTAAGAGTTTCATTTAAAAAGCCTCGTTACATTAATTTTTTTTCTTCTTGATTTTCCGCTCCGGTAATTCATCATACATTGCATTAAACAAGCCCGTTATAAATGCTTTGTCATCAATTTCGTCTACTAAAAGCATTTCTTTTGCGCCTTGATACGGCAATTCTTAGGAAGCGTTCGGCATATACGCAATTGCCGACGGAACCGCTTTTACCAGTAAGCGGTCATCGTAGATACCGCCCACAATTTTATCTCGATAGTAAATGATAAATTCTCCCATCATTGAGCGATAGCGTATGTCTTGCAATTCCGATAACTGTTCCAAAATAAAATCTAAATATGCTTTACTCGATGCCATAAATCCGCCTTGCGTTTTATTTGCGCTGTAGTGTTTACATGTCCTTTCTGAATTCACGATCTATCGTTTCTTTTATATTTGCTTGGAGTGCGGTAATTAGTTTATCCCGTATGGCTATGTCGGGATGCAGTATATACGAATCTTCGTTGTCCGTAAACAGGCGATACGGTTTTATGTGAAAGTTGTTTTATGTGCTGTCAGCTTATAAAATCAAAACTTGATAGAGCTGAAAGGAAATAATTTGAGGCGGATTTCCCCGCCATTTTATTTTAAATTACCGTATCCCCCGAATAATCGCAAATGCCACACCGGATAATATAAGCGCCGTAAGCGTCATTGCAATCAGACCCTTTAAAAATCCCATAAAGTGGAACAGATAATCTTTATTACCTTTGCAGTTTTCGGTTCCCGGAAAAATGAACAGTTTTGCCGAAAGCGTGCAGATCATGAGCCAATCCACGACGAGTAAATCGACGGCGTTCCACATCATCGCCATAACCCACAAATGGCAAAAAATTGTGACGAAAGAAACGTCTTTTGCGCCGTAGGTACAGAAAACCGAAAAGATCGCCGTACCGGCAAGCAGCAAGAAAACGCAAACAAAAAAGGCAATGGCGAGCCTTTTTTGTTTTACATTCGGCTGCAGTATATGGGCACATTCTGTAACGTCTGCAGGATAATCGTGCGCTATTGTCCAGGGGAATTGGTGAACCGAAACCGCCACCATTGCCGCCCACAAGGCAGACCATATAATGCCATGAATAATGGCCGTGTGTATTTGTAAACTCATAATTACTCCTATACTCCGACTATCCTTTAAAGTGCGGGGTAAGTCAAGGGGGCGACAATAACAAGGGGCAGCGATGCGTATTTTCGACGGAGGCAGGAATTCGGCATAAGCCACACGGTTACCATCCTACAACACGCAATCACATAATCGTTGACTTCCTGTATTTTTATGAGGTAAAATGAAATTATGAAACTTATACGTATGACAATGCCGTTGCTTACGGCGACGCTTCTGCTTATATTTTGCAGCAGCTGCTCAAAAAAAGATGAAATTAGACCTCTAACACAAGGCGGCGTTATGAAACTGTCTTGTTCAGCTTTTGCCGACGGTGAAAAGATACCGGTAGAATTTGCAAAGCTCGGCGAGAACCGCATTCCGCCGCTGGAAATTGCAGGAGTCCCGGACGGGACAAAGACTTTGGCGATTATCGTGCACGATCCTGATGCGCCGATGCCGGGTGGATTTTATCACTGGACGTTGTGGAACATTCCGCCGGAAACTACATCAATCGGGACTGGCAATTTGCCCGCAGGTGCGGTTGAAGGCGAAACAAGTTGGGGTACGAGCGGTTACAATGGACCGCAGCCTCCGTTCGGCACTCACCGTTATATTTTCTATCTTTATGCGCTCAACACGGATCTAAACCTTCCTGCCGACAGCAATGTAAAGGAACTGAAAGCTGCGATGAAGGAGCACGTGCTCGAAATAACTTCGCTTACTGGCAAGTTCGCAGCAAAAGATAATCCTTGAGCAAAAAATAAACGCAGTGCACTTTTTACAAAGTAGACGCTGCGTTTATTTTTCACCCATCCTGCCTTATATGCAGGTAACTCCCGAAGTTTTTGCAGCGTTTTTAACAGCTTCTGCAACTGCCTGCGCAACGCGGCGGTCAAACGGGTCTGGAATGACAAATTCTTCGCAAAGCTTGTCGGCGGGAACTAGGGATGCAATTGCATGAGCCGCCGCAATTTTCATTTCAAGGTTTATGCAAGATGCCCGAACGTCCAACGCTCCTCTGAATATTCCAGGGAACGCCAGCAGATTGTTTACTTGGTTTGGAAAGTCTGAGCGCCCTGTGCATATTATGCGAATCCCAGCCTTTTTTGCGTCATCGGGCATGATTTCCGGCAAAGGGTTTGCCATCGCCAAAACGACGGCATCTTTGTTCATTGTGCGAGCCATGTCTTGTGTAAGGCAGCCGGCTGTCGAAACTCCTATGAACACGTCGGCTCCTTTTATTACATCGGAAAGCATTCCTTTTTCTTTTTTTGCATTTGTGATTTCCGCGATTTCCTGTTTATAGGGATTCATGTCTTCCGTGCGTCCGCTGTAAATTGCACCCATCCTGTCGCATAAAATTATATTTTTTGTATTCATGCTTTGCAAAAGGCGCGTGATTGCCATGCCTGCCGCACCTGCGCCGTTTACCACAACTTTGACATTTTCAAAATCTTTTTTTACTATTTTGAAAGCGTTTATAAGTGCGGAAACAACGACTATCGCCGTTCCGTGTTGGTCGTCATGGAAAACCGGAATCGGAAGAGTTTTTTGCAGTTCTCTCTCAATGTCAAAGCATTCCGGCGCTTTTATATCTTCAAGGTTAATGCCTCCGAATCCGTCTGCAATGAGCTGGACAGTCTTGATTACGTCAGCGGAATTTAGAGAATTCACGCATATTGGATATGCATCTACTCCTCCAAACTCCTTGAATAAAATCGCTTTGCCTTCCATCACAGGGAGACCTGCTCCCGCACCGATGTTCCCAAGTCCGAGAACAGCAGTTCCGTTTGTAACTACAGCTACGGCGTTTCCCTTTGATGTGTACGAATAGATTTTGTCCTTATCAGCTTTTATTTCAAGGCAAGGAGCTGCAACTCCCGGCGTATATGCTAAAGTCAAATCCTCTGCAGAATGAAGCGGAACTTTACTTTGTACAGCAATCTTTCCGTGATATTTTTTATGAAAATCAAGAGCTTTTTTATCAATCTCGTTCATTTTACCCTCCCATAAAAACTTTTGCAGGAAATAGCAATTTCCGAAAAAGTTTTTAGCCGTGCGCAAGAGCGCACACGTTCAATAGTCGAGTTTGCAAAATAAAGCGTATCGTATTCATTTGATTTTTATCGAAACGACACGTATACACGTCTTCTGCAAACATCCAGGCAAACTCGAAATAAAAAGTATCGGCGATATTTCAGACGACACTTTTTATCACATCTCCTTATATTCAGGCTGCTTGATGGTACTCCTCATCTGAACTAAATGTCAATGGCAACCTCCGTGATTAGCGGTGCCCTATCAATTCTAAATTTGCATTTGAGTTTGCATTCTCTTTAGCAAATGTTTTGTCATATTGAATCGTAAATTATATTTTGGCTTCTTGATGTTATGTATGGAATCATATAATATGTTTCTATATATAAAAACATAACAGGAGGTTTCTATGTGTAAAAATGAAATTCCGTATAAAATCTACCTTTCTGAAAAAGAACTCCCAATCGCATGGTACAATGTCCGTGCGGAGATGAAGAATAAACCTGCACCGCTTTTGAATCCCGAAACGCATAAACAAATCGGATTGAATGAGCTCTCACAAATTTTTTGTGAAGAGCTTGCAAAGCAAGAATTAAACGATACCGATAAATGGATAGAGATTCCTGAAGATATACGAAAATTCTATAAAATGTTCCGTCCGTCGCCGCTTATACGCGCATATTGCCTTGAAGAACAGCTTGGTACTCCTGCAAAGATTTATTATAAATTTGAAGGCAACAACACCAGCGGCAGCCATAAACTGAATTCTGCGATTGCACAAGCTTATTACGCAAAAAAGCAGGGCTTAAAAGGAGTTACGACAGAAACCGGCGCTGGGCAGTGGGGAACGGCTCTTTCTATGGCTTGTGCATATTTTGGATTAGATTGCCGTGTGTTTATGGTAAAATGTTCTTATGAGCAAAAACCGTTCCGCCGAGAGGTTATGCGCACATACGGCGCAAGCGTGACGCCTTCTCCGTCTGACACGACAAAAGTTGGCCGCAAGATTTTGGAGCGGTTTCCGGGAACTTCGGGAAGTCTTGGGTGTGCAATTTCCGAGGCTGTCGAAGCTGCCCTTTCCGAAGACGGCTATCGTTATGTACTTGGAAGTGTTCTTTCGCAAGTTTTGATTCATCAGACTGTTATTGGTCTTGAAGCAATGACAGCGCTCGATAAATACGGCGTAAATCCAGACATAATAATAGGCTGTGCCGGCGGCGGTTCTAATTTGGGCGGACTTATATCTCCGTTTATGGGACGAAAACTTCGCGGAGAAGCTGATTACCGTTTTATTGCCGTTGAACCGGCATCTTGCCCGAGTTTTACACGTGGGAAATTTGCATACGACTACTGCGATACTGGACATGTAACGCCGCTTGCAAAAATGTATACGCTTGGCTCGAATTTTATTCCTTCTGCAAATCATTCCGGCGGTTTGCGCTACCACGGAATGAGTTCGATTTTATCACAGCTTTATGACGATAAACTGATTGAAGCTCGTTCGGTGACGCAAACGGAAGTTTTTGAAGCTGCCCGGCAATTTGCCAGAATCGAGGGTATTCTTCCCGCTCCGGAAAGCAGCCATGCAATACGTGCTGCAATCGATGAAGCTTTAAAATGCAAGAAAACAGGTGAAGAAAAAACAATTTTATTCGGACTTACCGGTACCGGATATTTTGATATGGCTGCGTATCAAGCGTTTAATGATGGGAAGATGAGAGATTATGTTCCGTCCGAAGCTGATTTGAAAAATGGTTTCGACGGTATTCCGCATTTTCCCGGAAATGATTTTTAATGTTGTCCGATAAATCCGATAAAGTGGAGAGAGTTGAATTGAGGTTTGCTTTATGGAAGAAAAGAGTTTTAACTCAAAACGTGTTATCATAGCCGGAGCCGGAATTTCAGGTTTAACGGCAGGTATTTATGCACGCCGCTTTGGATTTGATGTTACGATTCTTGAAAGCCATAATATTCCAGGCGGACTTTCTACAGCGTGGAAACGCAAAGGTTATCTTTTTGAAGGTGGAATGCACTGGCTTACAGGCTTTTCCGAAGAAATGCCACTCAACAGGATATGGAAAGAGACAGGTGCGCTTCAAGAAAATAATCCGATATTCAATGCCGCATCTTTTGTATACACGCTGGCAGCTATAACATGCTTGATGTTGGGAAGCAGCTATGAATATTGGAAAAAATCAAAAGATGACGGTTCTTACAATCGGAAAAAGCAAGATTTAATAGACAGATTTGTTTCGGTTCTCTGTGAATTTTTACCGGAGATAAAGTCAAAGATAGAGGTGACCGATGCGGCAACTGTCAGAAAGGCAGCACAATATCTTTGTAGAGACGACGACGTGGAATTCATATAGATTTTCATTTGACTTATGCCAGATGTTTATATATGATTTTAACATTGTTGCAACGTCCTTTCGTTTTCAGCTATAAAATTTTCAGGTGTACTCGATGAAAAAATATTTTTCCTTTCTTTTTACTGCAGTAGTTTTATTTACAACGATAAGTTGTTTCTATCAACCTTTGATATGTAATGTCTCTTATGATACGCAAGACAGCGGAAAACAATTTCCTGCCATCAGTGTAAGTTACGGTTCAAAATTGACTGATGCGCAGCTTCCAAATCTTAGTGCGGACGGGAAACTTTTTTGCGGCTGGTACAAAGAAAGCGGATGCACAACAAAATGGAACAAAGACACCGACACAGTCACCAAAGATATAACGCTCTACGCAAAGTGGCAAAATGCGTCACCGCTTATTCCTCTCGTGCCGTCTACTGAAGTTTTTACTGTAACATTCAACACGCGCGGGCTTTCGGCTGCACCCTCAGAGATTAAAGTTGCAAACGGAGAGACGATTTCAACCATGCCGGCAAATCCTACTCATTTTACTTGGGACTTTGAAGGCTGGTACAAAGATAAAAAGAACACTCAAATGTGGGACACTGCGTCCGACAAGGTAACAAAAAATATTACGCTCTACACAAAATGGAAGCCGAAATCCATTGGTGAAACTGATTTATGGAAAAGCAAAACAGACCGCCCCGACGACTATTACAGAATCCCCGCATTTGCTGAAACAAAAGACGGCACGCTGCTCGCTGTAACAGATTTGCGGTACAAACATGCGGCGGACGTTGGTGAATACGATGAGTGGGGCGGGTTTAGACCGTTTCACCCGCGACATATTCATAGAATTGATTTAATCTTAAAACGCTCTTTAGATTACGGCAAAAGTTGGTCTTCTCTCGACACTAATCTTACAAACGTTCCGGAAACGCCCGAATACGGATGCGGAGATGCCGCTATTGTAGCAGACAGAGATTCCGACGAAGTTCTTATCATTCATGTAAAAGGCAATGTACGCTATCAAGATGGCAAACAAAATGTCGCAATGTTGAAATCTTCCGACGGCGGGAACTCTTTTACTCCGACAGACATAACCGACCAAATATACGGAATGAACGCATCTTGGCAGCGTATGTTTGTTACGTCAGGGAAAATACACCAGTCCCGATTTGTTAAAGTCGATAAATACTACCGCATATACGCGGCGCCTTTGATTGGAGATTTTGGCAATACTGTTATATATTCGGACGACTTCGGAGACACGTGGAAAGTGCTCGGCGGCGATGCAACAGTAAAGCCAATTCCATCTGGAGACGAGGCGAAAGTTGAAGAACTTCCCGACGGAAGAGTTATTCTTTCAAGCCGCTTCGGAAACGGAAGGTATATAAATATTTTTACCTACACAAACAAAAATACGGGAGAGGGAAATTGGGGAACAGCTTCTCACTTGCAGTTAGGAAACGACGGCGGAACAAACGGAGAACTTCTGATTGTGAAAGCGTGTGCGGTAAACGATAAAACACCTGTTTATCTTGCATTGCAATCTATCCCTGCGGCAAGCGGTCGAAATAATGTAACAATATACTGGCGCACAATCACGGAGAACGTATCTCTTGATGAGTTTGTAACCGGCAGTGAATGGCGGCAATATCAAATCCATACCGGTTCAAGCGCATATTCAACGATGATTCAGCAAAAAGACGGACGAATCGGATTTTTATATGAACACAATGCGAAAAGTTCTCCTGCCGGTTACGACATTTGCTACAAAAGTCTCACGATAAGTGATATCACCGGCGAGCAATACGAAGCTGCGTTTTTGACACAATGATGTTTTTAGCCGTAATGTGCTAAGTTAAACTAAAATATTTGGAGTTGCAATGTCACATTTTCTTTACACAATCATAATTTATCCGCTGTATGCGCTGATTGAATGTATCTTTTCGCTTTTCAGCAAAATTACCGGAAACACAGGAATTTCTGTCATCGGGGTCAGTATCGGTGTTACTCTTTTTTGCCTGCCGTTGTATGCTGTTGCGGAAAAGTTACAGGAAGCGGAGCGCAAAAAACAAAAATCAATGCAGCCTATGCTCGAGAGGATTAAAGCGTCGTTTACCGGCGACGAGCGCTATATGATGACGACAGCTTATTAC includes:
- a CDS encoding MptD family putative ECF transporter S component; this encodes MDNQKNTKSSRGAIAAGLFIALYLVTYVIIGAICMPVAVLFLLMPELVAFFAAPIYHMMLTKAPGWISIFLAAVIPSLFLIATGHIPIAPLVAVPAGLIAVLLAKKGQYKSFKWNAISHTIFSLNLFGGFLPIWVMREYFFQHTLEGGMSKAFCDTVRSLTPWWVLPVMMIATALCSLLGSLFTKKVLHKRLEKAGIV
- a CDS encoding energy-coupling factor transporter transmembrane component T, encoding MKQVAGGIYKTKQQNNGLVFDPRTKLILLIEFDILMFLGRSLFYEMGVFLLCSLILAVGGHRRNAIKCIGIFAVCAAIEQLIHPYMSHFLISLVYFAVALIRKVLPIFILTKWSVETTKVSAFVAALWKMRLPKNMIITGSVIFRCFPTIREEWTAIQSAMRMRGIECNARSLLFKPSETITYILIPLFISILNISDELAAAALCRGLDNPGTHTCMTEIGFKRQDVALLILVTGIFAGVCIVRILGVRL
- a CDS encoding ABC transporter ATP-binding protein — protein: MIHIQNVSFTYEQADTPSLKNINLSVKTGECVLLCGKSGCGKTSLIRLLCGMLPDFYNGVFTGSVSVKGIDPVTAPMYEIAKTVGTVFQNPRTQFYTVNTTSEIAFGCENFGMEPKLIRDRVYETADALHINALLDRNIFQLSGGEKQKIAFASIYAVNPDIYVLDEPSSNLDNHAINELRSMLQFLKAHGKTIVIAEHRIRYLKELADRAVYMKEGQIEKEYTMQELDSMSISERMETGIRPVSLGGFSSIIKEQSESSGDIGGNASIQMKDVCFSYTKYKGQSSLTIPDACFPAGTVIAVTGNNGAGKSTLVSVIGGLLKNKKGTVKLNGNIQSAKERLFVSYMVMQEVNHQLFTDSVKEEIVLGVKNPDEEALHAVLSKMDIERLIDRHPMTLSGGQKQRVAIAAAVFCKKKILIFDEPTSGLDFFHMMQTAELIKTLKADDTYIFVITHDYELIAAACDIAVEVKNGRIESQYVLDMSGFERLQNSMFS
- a CDS encoding CPBP family intramembrane glutamic endopeptidase, which produces MENTRTIKRNLLIFIVFISVIGFVGYFIDRMMGHADYTNAGMGDTGTAGMGIWLISPLFLVIILRSFCGDTWKEHGYHLNIKKHRTMYLVSFLIYPVVATLIILTGLLFNGISLGKMNSAVLLTTLGSQIIIQFIKNFFEESLWRAYLTNQLLKLKLKDYTLYIVSGIIWWMWHLPYVLYFLTQKEINDYMGFSVSRSFFFVWGFLVCLSWIVMYVEMFRITKSVWPAVIMHTMEDAYINPLLLSGAVVIHAQTALVFSLSAGVLSMFMYLGIGFWLRNIRRKTENKEMQR
- a CDS encoding PadR family transcriptional regulator; translated protein: MKYFLLGLLMLKEMTVYQLKAIIAENFSSMCSDSMGSIQAALKNLLSNGLITYTAVKEKNVEKKYYHIKENGRKEFLMWLQNPMDMSQGKNTELGKLLFMGILPNDKRVELISAVIKNLESELTYLKQILDVNKDIEANKKELLDYYADNPDYAAALLRAGKSKNIAQSFSDIHKYEMLTAQHGADLVQFHIKWFKELQKKINAGLF
- a CDS encoding ketopantoate reductase family protein, whose product is MKLLIYGAGTIGTAYGWLVSCNNEVDFYGKSDTEKEITISYKDLRKRSTVYQTMKFERRIITHIEDHYDAIIVAVNRFQLCSVLPHLKELKNKTKYFVFMQNNWNLKNEIAPYLSQDDYLIAFPSSIGGGRDEKGLHIIIFDEATRLGGSSIYLPHFSSLLQNSSINITVDKNIFEWLRVHYLQQAITAGVIAEYGSFENVITNLNAIKKMVLAFREGIQVCRLLGVRTYRIFPAYLFNLPVFLIARILQKMFSEQNTLDMIINHMKKGYSEWVVGYREVLNAGRSLGLPMSVWGSYEKYIDLT
- a CDS encoding YbhB/YbcL family Raf kinase inhibitor-like protein, which codes for MKLIRMTMPLLTATLLLIFCSSCSKKDEIRPLTQGGVMKLSCSAFADGEKIPVEFAKLGENRIPPLEIAGVPDGTKTLAIIVHDPDAPMPGGFYHWTLWNIPPETTSIGTGNLPAGAVEGETSWGTSGYNGPQPPFGTHRYIFYLYALNTDLNLPADSNVKELKAAMKEHVLEITSLTGKFAAKDNP